The region TTAGTCGATACGAGGATCGCGAAGTTGGTGTTGCCCGTCTTTTTATCGTTCTCGCGGTTCGAGTGTCCGTTGACGGTGAGGATGTTGTGGTGGCTCTGGAACTCCGTTGTCACCTCTCCGTGCGGGCACATGCAGAAGGTGCGCACGCGGTCGTCGAAGGTCGGCGTGTCGAGGATCGCCTTGATTTCATAGAACTGGTCGGTGATGTCCTCTGCCCAGGCGGCGGGGATCTCCACGCGCACGCCGATATCCACCGGCAGAGATTCTATTTCAAGGCCGAGCGCGTGGACGGTGCGCTCCATCCAGGCCGCGCCCTCGCGTCCGGGGGCGAGCAGCACACAGTCGGAGATGAGTTCTTTGCCGTTCTCAAGCGCCACGCCGGCGACGGAGCCGTCTGCTTTGAGCAGCACGCGGTCGACGGGCGTGCCCGTCATCACGTCGCAGTTGTCTTTCATGGTTTCGTACATCGCGCCGAGGATATATTTGGAGCGGTCTGTCCCCATGTGGCGGATTGTCGCGGGAATGATGTCAAGCCCTGCCTGCAGGGCGCGCGCGATCACCCGTTTCGCAAGTTCGCCGCTCGGCTCGAAGAGCGTTTTGCTGGCGCCGTGGCGGAGATACATTTCGTCGGCCTCGTCGATCAGCGAGAGCAGTTTTTCACGGCCGCAGTATTCTTCGAGGTTCCCGCCGAATTCGGGCGTAAGGGTGAGCTTTCCGTCGCTGAAGGCTCCGGCCCCGCCCCAGCCGCAGACGACGTTGCAGGGGCGGCACTGGACGCACTCCGGGCTGCCGAGCTTCATGGGGCATTTTCTGCTCTCAATGGAGCGGCCCTTGTCGATGACGACGACCTTTTTCCCATTATTGGCAAGCTCCATCGCGGCAAAAAGCCCCGCTGGGCCGGCACCCACTATTATCGCGTCGTAACTTTTTGTCATATCGATTCCTCCATAAAACGTAAACACTTCCGGGTAACTTTGGCATTATACCTGAAATTGCCTGCCGGGGAAATGAGTAAAAAACGGCAGCTGCGGATGGAAGGGCAACAGCGGATTTTTTTACTACCTAAGTTTATACATAAATTGAAAAATTTGTGCAAATGCCGCTGTACTATGTAAAAAAATATGCAATAATATTTTATTAGTGATATGATAAACACAAACGCATAAAAAAGCGGTTGATTCAGGAGGAAATATAAATGGTGGTCAGGACACAGGATGAAAATTTCAACGCCGAGTCTCTTCCGGCGATAGGTATTATTTTGCAGCAGGGCGACCCAGAGTCGCTCTCTCTCGATCCGCTCCGCGGGGAAATGCGCGACTTCTGCCGCCGGGTGGTGGTGAATGAGAAGTTCCACGCCGAGGCCGGTTCGTCGCTCGTCATTCCGCTCGCGGATAAGAACGTCCGCTGCGTGGTCCTCGCGGGCACAGGCTCCGAGGAGGAGAGCGCTGCGGAGGCGGTGCGCGAGGCGGCCTTTCGCGTGACCCGCGCGGCGGCCTCAAAAGGACTTACGTCCCTTTCGATAACGATGGCCCGTCCGCAGGACGAGATACGCGCACGCGCGGCGGCCGAGGGCGCGGTGCTTGCCGGTTACCGTTTTCGCAAATACCTCGAGAAGGATGAAAAGGACAGATTCGCGGCTCCCGAGACGATCGTCATCGTCGACGGCTGCGAGAAGGGGATCGCCTGCGGCGAGATCATGGCGGAGGCCCAGTGCTGGACGCGCGACATCGCGAACGAGCCGGGCAACGTGATCAGTCCAGTGGCGCT is a window of Cloacibacillus sp. DNA encoding:
- a CDS encoding FAD-dependent oxidoreductase, with the protein product MTKSYDAIIVGAGPAGLFAAMELANNGKKVVVIDKGRSIESRKCPMKLGSPECVQCRPCNVVCGWGGAGAFSDGKLTLTPEFGGNLEEYCGREKLLSLIDEADEMYLRHGASKTLFEPSGELAKRVIARALQAGLDIIPATIRHMGTDRSKYILGAMYETMKDNCDVMTGTPVDRVLLKADGSVAGVALENGKELISDCVLLAPGREGAAWMERTVHALGLEIESLPVDIGVRVEIPAAWAEDITDQFYEIKAILDTPTFDDRVRTFCMCPHGEVTTEFQSHHNILTVNGHSNRENDKKTGNTNFAILVSTKFTKPFKDPIGYGSHIARLANMLGGGIIVQRLGDLRKGRRSTHERIARGLVTPTLTSAEPGDLACVLPYRHLVGITEMLSALDHIIPGINGSHTLLYGVEVKFYSLKVALDKGLQTSIKGLYAAGDGAGVTRGVIQASASGLWAARSILSK